The DNA window AGGTTATGCAGGTGGGGCAGGCGCTGCGCGCTGCGGGCTTTTTGGTCGGTGCTATTCGTCCGCCCACTGTGCCTGTGGGTAGCGGCCGGTTGCGGATTACTTTTTCTGCGGACCACAGTGAAGAGCAGGTGGACAAATTAGTCACCGCGCTGGATAGCCTCAATCTTGCGGCTACAGTCTGATGAATGCCTTTGTTACATCGCCTGCGAGGTCTTCTGAGAATCGCGCTTTGACCCACTATCCCTGCGATGGTGTGCGACTCTATGCACAGCCGCTGGTGTTGGTGCACGGTTGGGGGGCGGACAGCCAGATCTGGGCTGAACTGCCACAGCAATTGCGTCAGTTTGCCGATGTGATGACCTTGGATCTACCGGGCTTTGCCCAGTCCCCAGCGCTGGAACATTATTCCGAGACTGCTCTGCATCAGTGGATGGCGGAGTTGTTGCCGGAGCGCTGTTATCTGATGGGTCTGTCTCTTGGCGGTATGCTCTGTAGTGGTTTTGCTGCGCGCTATCCACAGTCTGTGGCAGGCTTAATTACGCTTTCCAGCAATATTCAATTTGTTGCCACTGAGGCCAATGCAGCGGCCTTGGATAGTCAGCAGTATCTCGGATTTCTTGAGGCCTACAACGACGATCCAAAGAGCTGCCTAAAACGCTTTGCCGGTCTGCAGGCTCAGGGCGATCAGCAGCAGCGACAGTTGATACGACAGTTGCGCGGCATGCAGGTTGCGCTCGATAGTGACAGCGGTGCCCAGTTGCTACAACTGCTTGGGGAGATTGATAACCAGCTTTCACTAAGTCAAATAGGTTGTCCGACACTGGCTATTTTGGGGCAGGGCGATGCCTTGGTGCCAAGTGTTAGCGCGGACAAGATTGCCGGGCTCAACAGTAAAATAGAGATCGCTCTGATTAAAGGTGCAGGCCATCTGCCTCATCTCACTCAGCCAGAAATTGTTCTTGAGCAAATCAAATGCTTTCTCGCTTATCATCTCTATGCACTGGATAAAGCTAAGGTGGCAGACTCCTTTGGCCGGGCGGCGCATAAATATGATCGTGCGGCGCTGTTACAGCATCAGGTGGGTGAAGAGATGATCGCTGGATTAACGGCAAACCCTGAGCTTGAAAAATTGATCGATCTCGGCTGTGGTACCGGTTACCACTGCGGCCATTTGCAGACCCAATTTCCCAGCGCTCAGGTTACTGGTGTGGATCTCTCTCCGGCAATGCTCGCCTACGCAGCCAGTCGGTACCCAGAGGGTCATTGGCTCTGTGGTGATGCCGAGGACCTGCCCTTAGAAGACCATTCTCAAGAGCTTATATTTTCTAATTTCGCGCTACAGTGGTGCAGTGATTTACCGCGCCTCTGTGGTGAGCTTTTGCGTGTACTCAAGCCCGCTGGGCAACTCTGTTTTGCCGTCCCCGGACCCCAGACCTTGTTTGAGTTGCGCGGTGCCTGGCAGCAGGTGGATGCGGAGATTCATGTGAATCGTTTTTACAGTCTCGCCGATTGGCAGGTTGCTCTTGAGCAGGCGGGTTTTAGTCAGATTGAATTACACAGCGACAATCGGGTTCAGCGGCACAGTTCGGTGCGCGAACTATTGATGGAATTAAAAAATGTCGGCGCGCACAATAACAATGCTGGCAAGCAGAATACACTGACTGGCAAGCAGCATTTACAAGCGCTCTATGCTGCCTACGAAGATTACAGGCAGGGGGACGGGACTATTCCGGCGACCTGGGAAATTATCCGCGTTCGCGCGATTGCATAGATTGTATCTATAGCCTAACAGCAGGGTGGATTAAGACGCATGGCAAAACAGTGGTTATTTGTTACCGGTACAGATACTGATGTGGGCAAAACGGTAGTCGCCTGTGGCTTTTTGGCTGCGGCCAATCAGCAGGGTTTGCGCACTGCGGCGATTAAGCCGGTAGCCGCAGGTTGCGAAGTCACCGAGCAGGGCATGACTAATACTGATGCACTGCAACTACAGGCTGCCGCCAGTCATCAGCTGTCTTATCAGCAGATCAACCCCGTCGCACTGGAGCCTGCCATAGCACCTCATATAGCGGCGGCCGAGGCCGGTGTGCGAATGTCGGTCTCCCGTCTGGTGGGTTATTGCCGCGGTGTTTCCCTGATGCCGGTGGATATGGTGGTCATCGAAGGGGCTGGTGGTTGGCGAGTGCCGATTAATTCTCGAGAAACTCTTGCCGATGTGGCCCGTGAGTTGGAATGCGCCGTAATAGTAGTAGTCGGTATGCGCCTCGGTTGTCTCAATCATGCGCTGCTGACCATGGAAGCGATCCGCCGCGACGGATTGCAGGTTGCCGGTTGGGTGGCAAATATTCTCGATCCAGAGATGCCGCGCTTGCAGGAAAATATTGATACACTGAAGCAATGCATTAACGAGCCCTGTTTGGGCACTGTGCCCAGATTAGATGATCTGTCAGCAGAGCAGGTGGCGAAATTCCTCACTGTCCCTGGGCGCTAGAATAGAATGAAAATAGCTTATAGAGAGCAGAAAAATGTCTGAAGAAAATAAATTATCCGCGGAAGATTTAGAGCGCGTCCGCTCAGTGACTAACAGCGGTTATAACAGTACAGAGCGTCAGCCATTCCGTCCCATGCGGCTGCTTGCTGTACTCTGGGTTGTGGTTGCAGTGCTCGGTGGCGTCAGCTGGTTGATTGGTAAGAACACCGGTTTTCTTTAAGTAAAAGATAAAGTTAATAATTTTGCGTTTGGCGACTTTCGTCGAACCTCGCAAGCTGTTTCAAGGGAATCAATGCTATGTTGATTGAGGCACGTACGTTTGATGCCCTCGGCAGCGACTTTGATGAGCAACTAGATCCGCTGCTAAAGCGAATCTATCTGGCCCGCGGTGTTACTCAACAAGCGGCCCTGGAGCGTCAACTCACCTGTTTGCCTTCCCCCTCTACCATGCTCGGTATAAACACTGGCGTGGCCATTTTGGTGGAGGCACTCATCGAGCAAAAGCGCGTCTTAATTGTCGGCGACTTCGATGCCGACGGTGCTACCAGTTCCGCTCTGATGGTTTTGGCTCTCACTGCCATGGGCTATCAACATGTAGATTTTTTGGTCCCCAACCGTTTTGACTATGGCTACGGCCTGACCCCAGAAATTGTCGACTTGGCTGCAGAGCGCGAGCCTCAACTATTGATTACCGTGGACAATGGCATCTCCAGTCTTGAGGGCGTCGATAAGGCTAATAGTCTAGGTATGCAGGTTATAGTTACCGACCACCATCTACCCGGCGCTAGCTTGCCCGATGCTGCCGCGATTGTTAATCCCAATCAGCCCGGCTGTCCCTTTGTCAGCAAAAATCTTGCCGGTGTCGGCGTCGCGTTCTATTTGCTCAGCGCTCTGAGAGGCCAACTGCGAACCAACAATTGGTTCGTCGAAAATAATATTCCCGAACCCAATATGGCCACCTGGCTCGACCTAGTGGCACTGGGAACCGTTGCCGATGTGGTGCCGCTGGATCAAATTAATCGTGCGCTGGTGCATCAGGGTTTGATGCGTATTCGCGCTGGGTACTGTAGGCCGGGAATTAAAGCGCTGCTTACTATCGCCGGGAAAAATCCCCAGCGCCTAGTGGCCACGGATTTAGGTTTTGCGCTGGGTCCGCGCTTAAATGCCGCTGGCCGTCTCGATGATATTTCACTGGGTATTCAATGTCTGCTGACCGGCGATCCCCAATTGGCCATGGATACCGCCCGCGAGCTGGATGAACTCAATCAAGATCGCAAGGTGATTGAGCAGGATATGCAGCGGGAAGCGTTAAAGATTGTCGAACAGATCCCTCTGTCATTAGACGGCGAAGTACCACCGGCTCTGTGCCTGTTTCAGCCAGAGTGGCATCAGGGTGTGGTGGGTTTGCTCGCCTCCAGAATAAAAGAAAAATATCACCGCCCGGTAATTGCCTTTGCCCGCGGTGACAACGGTCAGCTCAAGGGGTCCTCCCGCTCGATTCCCGGCCTGCATATTCGCGATGCGCTGGATGCAGTGGCGGCGCAAAACCCTGGCCTCATTAGTAAGTTTGGTGGCCATGCTATGGCGGCAGGACTCAGTCTTGATGAAGATAAATTGCCAGCCTTTAAAGAAGCTTTTCAGCGCCAGGTTGCGCAACTTTTAAGTGCCGATGACCTGCAGGCGAAAATCGCCACCGATGGCGAACTGATTCAGCAGCAGCTATCTATGCAGACTGCTGAGCTACTTCGGGACAATGGCCCCTGGGGTCAGCTTTTCCCCGAGCCCTGTTTTGAGGGGGATTTTGAAGTCCTGCAGCAGCGCATTGTTGGCGAGAAACATCTAAAGTTGGTGCTGGCACCAGTGAGCGAAAGCGGTCAAAAGCAACCTTATGCAGGTATAGACGCAATTTGGTTTAATGCCGATACTGCTCTCTGGCCGAGCAGCCATCATCGCCTTGTGCGCTGTGTCTATCGCTTGGATATCAATGAATATCGCGGCCAGCAATCGCTGCAATTAATGATTCAGTTTTTAGAGCCCTCAGCGCATTAAAAGCCCTCAGCGCATTA is part of the SAR92 clade bacterium H455 genome and encodes:
- the bioD gene encoding dethiobiotin synthase, coding for MAKQWLFVTGTDTDVGKTVVACGFLAAANQQGLRTAAIKPVAAGCEVTEQGMTNTDALQLQAAASHQLSYQQINPVALEPAIAPHIAAAEAGVRMSVSRLVGYCRGVSLMPVDMVVIEGAGGWRVPINSRETLADVARELECAVIVVVGMRLGCLNHALLTMEAIRRDGLQVAGWVANILDPEMPRLQENIDTLKQCINEPCLGTVPRLDDLSAEQVAKFLTVPGR
- the recJ gene encoding single-stranded-DNA-specific exonuclease RecJ codes for the protein MLIEARTFDALGSDFDEQLDPLLKRIYLARGVTQQAALERQLTCLPSPSTMLGINTGVAILVEALIEQKRVLIVGDFDADGATSSALMVLALTAMGYQHVDFLVPNRFDYGYGLTPEIVDLAAEREPQLLITVDNGISSLEGVDKANSLGMQVIVTDHHLPGASLPDAAAIVNPNQPGCPFVSKNLAGVGVAFYLLSALRGQLRTNNWFVENNIPEPNMATWLDLVALGTVADVVPLDQINRALVHQGLMRIRAGYCRPGIKALLTIAGKNPQRLVATDLGFALGPRLNAAGRLDDISLGIQCLLTGDPQLAMDTARELDELNQDRKVIEQDMQREALKIVEQIPLSLDGEVPPALCLFQPEWHQGVVGLLASRIKEKYHRPVIAFARGDNGQLKGSSRSIPGLHIRDALDAVAAQNPGLISKFGGHAMAAGLSLDEDKLPAFKEAFQRQVAQLLSADDLQAKIATDGELIQQQLSMQTAELLRDNGPWGQLFPEPCFEGDFEVLQQRIVGEKHLKLVLAPVSESGQKQPYAGIDAIWFNADTALWPSSHHRLVRCVYRLDINEYRGQQSLQLMIQFLEPSAH
- a CDS encoding DUF3094 family protein, translating into MSEENKLSAEDLERVRSVTNSGYNSTERQPFRPMRLLAVLWVVVAVLGGVSWLIGKNTGFL
- the bioC gene encoding malonyl-ACP O-methyltransferase BioC, with amino-acid sequence MTHYPCDGVRLYAQPLVLVHGWGADSQIWAELPQQLRQFADVMTLDLPGFAQSPALEHYSETALHQWMAELLPERCYLMGLSLGGMLCSGFAARYPQSVAGLITLSSNIQFVATEANAAALDSQQYLGFLEAYNDDPKSCLKRFAGLQAQGDQQQRQLIRQLRGMQVALDSDSGAQLLQLLGEIDNQLSLSQIGCPTLAILGQGDALVPSVSADKIAGLNSKIEIALIKGAGHLPHLTQPEIVLEQIKCFLAYHLYALDKAKVADSFGRAAHKYDRAALLQHQVGEEMIAGLTANPELEKLIDLGCGTGYHCGHLQTQFPSAQVTGVDLSPAMLAYAASRYPEGHWLCGDAEDLPLEDHSQELIFSNFALQWCSDLPRLCGELLRVLKPAGQLCFAVPGPQTLFELRGAWQQVDAEIHVNRFYSLADWQVALEQAGFSQIELHSDNRVQRHSSVRELLMELKNVGAHNNNAGKQNTLTGKQHLQALYAAYEDYRQGDGTIPATWEIIRVRAIA